DNA sequence from the Cucumis melo cultivar AY chromosome 6, USDA_Cmelo_AY_1.0, whole genome shotgun sequence genome:
CAATTAATTCTTTAATACTTTGATGTTTAATAACAATCAATTTTGCTGTTTGTGCTTTTAATTTGTCTTTTTTATGGCTGCTTAACTGTACCATTGAACTAAAGTTCTGAATTATGAGGTATTAAAGTTAGATCAATTTTAAATCCAAACTAACGGttcatttataaattataaacacTCCATAACATTTTATTTGGACACACTAATTAAAATTTatggtaaaatttcatgtattaagtgaagaaaaataaaaaagagagagagagagagagagagagaattggTCAATGTTCTAtgcatttttatttataataaactTAGAAGTATGGATTCTTTAAACTTTATTATTGTTGAATTATTCTTAATGTTATAATTCTGCAAGTGGaattatatttttcttcaattcAAATTCTAACACAGCTTAAGTATTGTTAATAAACATAAATTCGTTGAACAAAATGCACATCGAGTACTGCAAATCTAGCTTTCCAAAAACAATTGTTATTATAAAGTTTTCTTGTTTTAAAAACTAAAGATATAAATCATTGTTTTCCTCAAAAgcatttaattaaaataatcaatGGTATGCTCAAACACACACTTAATGTATCCAAATCTCTAATGAACAGTTTCAATCCAACTCACATGAGGGGGCCATCATACATTATCCAATCAATAAATACAACACatttcccccccccccccccccccttttcgAAATTAAACAAACAATCTACCAAAGCCTCACCCTCAATTATTcaatattaaaattacaaaatacaaaACCTCAACACAAGTAGTGGTAAAAacatttatttgatttgatagaAAACTTGAGTTAAAAAGATTTTTAATTAATCAAGCAGCTGAAGTAAAATTGAAATTAGCACAAGTAGTCATCCGTCCCAATAGAGTTGAGCTAAATCCAAGTCTAGAAGTTGCCAAATCAAATTCAAGCAAATTATCCTCCATCTGGTGGGCTCCGATCACAATCGCCGTTCTCGCTTCAACTCCACCGTCAACAAATCCCAAGCACAATACATCGTCGTTTACCTGTACCATTGAGTTCGCACCGAAGATTCTCCAAATCACTTTCTTGTTCTGTAAAATCAAATCGATCGACGGCATACCCGGCCCCAATCGAGTACTTCCAAAGCTTTTTGACTTATAACAAACCCCAAACGGTGCCACCGCCGCCACTCGCGGAATGTTCCGGAGCTCCGTCGTGATTGTTTTCACCAACGCGTTGTAAATCGATGATTCCAGTACGGTGTATGGATGGATGGTGCTGATTTTTGTACCGCCGTTTCCGTTTCTGTCGATCTTGAGAAGAGTGGTGTTGAGTGGGACGGTTTTAGAGTTGAATACGATGGATTTAACGCCGATGAAATATTCCGATGATTTTTCCCCGGAGGTGGAGACGCCGGCGGTGCTGACGGGGTTTATGAAGAGTGGGGTATAAGTGAGGGATTTTGTTAAGTCGACGTTGGGTAAGAAATGGTACGGGCCGTTACCAGAGAAGATGACGCCCGGGGATCTAGTGGAACCGCTCAAGCACACGGCGAATTTCCGGTTAAAGCTGAAAGCCGCGGCGAATTGTGACGGCAGAGAGATTCCGGTTCTTCCGAATCCGGCCATTCCAGATACGCCGCCGTTGAGGCCTTCGAGGAGGAAAGTCGGGCCGCAGACGAAAATGAAATTGGGGACAGAGACGGCTCTGGTTGGATTGAAGCCGTTGGTGGAAGAAACAGAGACGACGTCGGTAGTGACTTCTCCACTGGTAGAGAGTTGGATGATGGTGTTTCCGGGGAAATGGCCGCAAGTGTTGTTGTTGCAGCCGGGGCGGGGCGGCGAAAAGCATTCACCGCAGGAAGTGGATTTGGAGAGGGAACATTGGGCGGAGCGGCAACGGACGGGTTTGTAGGAGGAAGAAACGTAGCCACTGTCACAGTCGACCCACATGAACCGACCGCCGAGGTCCACGGTTAGCTTTACAGGAACCAGTGGAGTTCGTTGGCGAATCTGGGTGATATATTGGCCAGATGGGTGTTTGGTGACGGGGAGAACGAGGGATTTGGGGCGGAAGGAAGTTGCGGCAATGGAAATGGAGAAAAGGAGAAAGAGAATggaggagaagaaggagaaggagaaggaagtGGAGGCCGCCATTGATGAAGATGTTTTGAGGTGTGGAAGTGGCGATGGAGGTTCTGAGTTTATATAGGCAGAGTGTGTTGGACGAATTTGACTGGTCAACGGAAATTGtactttctatttattttaaaattcagttaaattacaagtttattCTAACATCCAAattccctttcttttttattattaccaAATAATTGTGGGGATGGGACGAAGGTCTTGACAATTCATTTACCTTCATTTTGTGTTTACAAAAATGATTTGGTAgaattttcaatttcaacttagacataaaatttaaattttataatatgcgtattcaattttttattttttcattatatatatatatatatatatatatatatatatatatatatatatatatatatcaaaagttgATCCGATctatttcaaacaaaaattaaaagaaataatatgaaaaagtcTATGGCCTCTTCCtcttgttttgttattttatgtgttttatttttttcttatgctTCAGTGGTTTTGTTTACTCACCGATCAATAAGTTTTGGATGTTTATAATACTTTGTTCATTTAGGCGGTAAGGGTTATGAGATTCTAGCTATATGATGCCCAACAACATGcatcttctttgtagttattatgtcaaaatatatatattttggctttgcaatttatttaactttaatTCTTGCAGTtgatgtcaaaaaaaaaaaaaaaaagtaatttgtAGTCTTTCTATAGTTGTCAAGTTAGTTTAACGAGTCTTTTGTTGTTATTGTAAATGGATGCAATTTTCAACATCTTTTCCTAGTACCTATAGGTGTGTAGATCCCTTTAAGTTCAACTCGTCCAAGTAGTTTTAGAGAAAAGAGATAAGTTAATTACATAAGAAGTTTAATTCCCTTCCATATTCGAGAGAAAGGATCCAACAATTGCTCTATTGACCAACCAAGTCGACATAAATATTGTGTACGACCTCCTGACCTCCAACATATGAAAAGCTACGAATCTTATATAAATAAGATGGTcatctcaatttttaaaataaaagaatatatagTAAATTTCAACTCATTCAATAGTATCCCCTGTTTTATCttcaaactattttttttacaaataacaatttgaaaaagtATTATATTTgaagataaaatttaaaagatgaaGTGGCAACTGAATCGGAGAATAGTTCTACTACCCTACTCTATGATTAGAAACTTGTGTCAAAATATGATGAGGAAGAAACGGAAATGGGAAAGAGACCATAAACTTTGCTTC
Encoded proteins:
- the LOC103483739 gene encoding probable aspartic proteinase GIP2 yields the protein MAASTSFSFSFFSSILFLLFSISIAATSFRPKSLVLPVTKHPSGQYITQIRQRTPLVPVKLTVDLGGRFMWVDCDSGYVSSSYKPVRCRSAQCSLSKSTSCGECFSPPRPGCNNNTCGHFPGNTIIQLSTSGEVTTDVVSVSSTNGFNPTRAVSVPNFIFVCGPTFLLEGLNGGVSGMAGFGRTGISLPSQFAAAFSFNRKFAVCLSGSTRSPGVIFSGNGPYHFLPNVDLTKSLTYTPLFINPVSTAGVSTSGEKSSEYFIGVKSIVFNSKTVPLNTTLLKIDRNGNGGTKISTIHPYTVLESSIYNALVKTITTELRNIPRVAAVAPFGVCYKSKSFGSTRLGPGMPSIDLILQNKKVIWRIFGANSMVQVNDDVLCLGFVDGGVEARTAIVIGAHQMEDNLLEFDLATSRLGFSSTLLGRMTTCANFNFTSAA